A genomic region of Arachis hypogaea cultivar Tifrunner chromosome 5, arahy.Tifrunner.gnm2.J5K5, whole genome shotgun sequence contains the following coding sequences:
- the LOC112802437 gene encoding uncharacterized protein: MAAAAILYHYPCPDGAFAALAAHLYFKATCLPSLFFPNTVYRPLTPHDLPLTQISHLYLLDFVGPPHFLQDISAKVQRVIVLDHHKTALEMLGSENLGAKNVDKVIDMERSGATIALDYFKEKLMNHDAVKHQYVLDEFERVRQLFRYIEDGDLWRWKLHNSKAFSSGLKDLNIEFDVRKNPSMFDQLLSLDLDCVISQGMKSLSHKQKLMDDCISKSYEIALGNGAFGCCLAVDADTTLSELRSELGHQLAMKSQKMKLRGIGAIVYKVPELENDHKFKISLRSVENEDTTPISQEFGGGGHRNASSFMLSCEEFEQWKV, translated from the exons ATGGCAGCAGCAGCAATACTTTACCACTACCCATGTCCGGACGGTGCTTTTGCTGCTCTGGCGGCACACCTCTATTTCAAGGCAACTTGTCTCCCTTCACTCTTCTTCCCCAACACCGTCTACCGCCCTCTCACCCCCCACGATCTTCCTCTCACTCAAATCTCCCATCTCTACCTTCTCGATTTCGTTGGCCCTCCTCATTTTCTTCAAGATATCTCCGCCAAAGTTCAAAG AGTGATCGTTTTGGACCATCacaaaactgcacttgagatgctAGGGAGTGAGAATTTGGGGGCTAAGAATGTTGATAAAGTGATTGATATGGAGAGGAGTGGGGCTACTATCGCCTTGGATTACTTCAAAGAGAAGCTTATGAATCATGATGCTGTTAAGCACCAGTATGTGCTCGATGAATTTGAGCGTGTTCGGCAACTCTTTCGCTACATTGAAGATGGGGACCTTTGGAGGTGGAAACTGCATAACAGCAAAGCTTTTAGCAGTGGATTGAAGGATTTGAACATTGAGTTTGATGTTAGAAAAAACCCTTCCATGTTTGATCAA TTGCTTTCTTTGGACTTGGATTGTGTTATTAGTCAAGGCATGAAGAGCTTATCACACAAACAAAAACTAATGGATGATTGTATCTCCAAGTCATATGAGATAGCCCTCGGTAACGGTGCATTTGGTTGTTGCCTG GCTGTTGATGCAGATACAACACTTTCAGAGTTAAGGAGTGAATTGGGACATCAACTAGCTATGAAAAGCCAAAAAATGAAGTTGAG GGGTATCGGAGCTATTGTATATAAAGTACCAGAGCTTGAAAATGATCACAAGTTTAAAATAAGCCTGAGAAGTGTGGAAAATGAAGATACAACGCCAATCTCACAG GAATTTGGAGGCGGCGGACATCGAAACGCAAGCTCTTTCATGTTAAGCTGTGAAGAATTTGAGCAATGGAAGGTGTGA
- the LOC112802438 gene encoding NAC domain-containing protein 54-like: MSPVGLPPGFRFHPTDEELVNYYLKRKINGQEIELDIIPEVDLYKCEPWELAEKSFLPSRDPEWYFFGPRDRKYPNGFRTNRATRAGYWKSTGKDRRVSSQSRPIGMKKTLVYYRGRAPQGIRTDWVMHEYRLDDKDSEDTTGLQDTYALCRVFKKNGICTDVEEQVGHCSNMSSLIESSQTIINNNNNNSNNNNEYCETMSPDIAGVSSSCLEEEDKDDSWMQFITEDAWYSSNAPNMVGGEEVSHVTFTS, translated from the exons atgTCACCAGTTGGATTACCACCTGGGTTTAGGTTTCATCCAACAGATGAAGAGCTTGTTAACTATTATCTAAAGAGGAAGATCAATGGCCAAGAAATTGAACTTGATATCATTCCTGAGGTTGATCTCTACAAATGTGAACCATGGGAATTAGcag AAAAATCATTTTTGCCGAGTAGAGATCCAGAGTGGTATTTCTTTGGACCAAGGGACAGAAAATACCCTAACGGATTCAGAACAAATAGAGCAACACGAGCAGGGTACTGGAAATCAACAGGTAAAGACAGGAGAGTTTCAAGCCAAAGCAGACCAATTGGTATGAAGAAGACTTTGGTTTATTATAGAGGAAGGGCTCCTCAGGGAATCAGAACTGATTGGGTTATGCACGAATATCGTCTCGATGACAAGGACTCTGAAGACACCACCGGTTTACAG GATACTTATGCTTTGTGCCGTGTGTTCAAGAAAAATGGAATATGTACGGATGTTGAAGAGCAAGTAGGGCATTGTAGTAACATGTCTTCACTAATTGAGAGCTCACAaaccataatcaataataataacaataatagtaataataataatgagtatTGTGAAACCATGTCACCAGACATAGCAGGGGTTTCATCTTCATGTTTGGAAGAGGAAGACAAAGATGATTCATGGATGCAGTTCATCACAGAAGATGCATGGTACTCTTCTAATGCACCAAATATGGTTGGTGGTGAAGAAGTTTCACATGTTACATTTACAAgctaa